The Bemisia tabaci chromosome 8, PGI_BMITA_v3 genome has a segment encoding these proteins:
- the Tsp97E gene encoding tetraspanin-13 isoform X1 has product MCGGFTCSKNALIALNILYIVVGFILIGTSVYGRASAVITNLPIVGGIFACGVFLIFIAALGLVGAVKHHQVILFFYMIILFILFLVQFGFATACLTVSSEQQEELAIQGWKNVKLSTKTEVQKMLGCCGFDNREFNSTDPMGHPPCTIDCCAIYKSCVCPPCKDKLINTMNYAFDLCGGLGMFFSFTEILTVIIAYRYKNQFYCKGRYEELIVFQFRVC; this is encoded by the exons ATGTGCGGTGGCTTTACGTGCTCGAAGAATGCATTGATTGCCCTAAATATTCTATACATT GTGGTTGGTTTCATTTTGATTGGAACAAGTGTCTATGGCCGTGCATCAGCAGTCATCACAAATTTACCCATTGTCGGTGGTATATTTGCTTGTGGCGTCTTCTTAATTTTCATCGCTGCTCTTGGTCTAGTTGGTGCCGTCAAACACCATCAAGTCATTCTTTTCTTT TATATgatcattttatttattcttttcctTGTACAATTTGGATTTGCAACTGCTTGCCTCACGGTATCGTCGGAGCAACAGGAAGAATTAGCCATTCAG GGATGGAAAAACGTGAAGCTGTCGACAAAAACAGAAGTTCAAAAAATGTTGGGTTGTTGTGGTTTTGATAACAGAGAATTCAATTCCACAGACCCAATGGGTCATCCTCCTTGTACCATTGAT TGCTGTGCAATTTATAAAAGTTGCGTCTGTCCACCATGCAAAGACAAGTTGATAAACACGATGAATTATGCTTTCGATCTTTGTGGTGGGCTCGGTATGTTCTTCAGTTTCACAGAG attttgacGGTGATAATTGCATATCGATACAAAAACCAATTCTACTGCAAGGGTAGATATGAAGAACTCATTGTTTTTCAATTCCGTGTTTGTTGA
- the Tsp97E gene encoding tetraspanin-13 isoform X2: MCGGFTCSKNALIALNILYIVVGFILIGTSVYGRASAVITNLPIVGGIFACGVFLIFIAALGLVGAVKHHQVILFFYMIILFILFLVQFGFATACLTVSSEQQEELAIQGWKNVKLSTKTEVQKMLGCCGFDNREFNSTDPMGHPPCTIDCCAIYKSCVCPPCKDKLINTMNYAFDLCGGLGMFFSFTEFVGVWLTVRYRNQKDPRKNPSAFL; this comes from the exons ATGTGCGGTGGCTTTACGTGCTCGAAGAATGCATTGATTGCCCTAAATATTCTATACATT GTGGTTGGTTTCATTTTGATTGGAACAAGTGTCTATGGCCGTGCATCAGCAGTCATCACAAATTTACCCATTGTCGGTGGTATATTTGCTTGTGGCGTCTTCTTAATTTTCATCGCTGCTCTTGGTCTAGTTGGTGCCGTCAAACACCATCAAGTCATTCTTTTCTTT TATATgatcattttatttattcttttcctTGTACAATTTGGATTTGCAACTGCTTGCCTCACGGTATCGTCGGAGCAACAGGAAGAATTAGCCATTCAG GGATGGAAAAACGTGAAGCTGTCGACAAAAACAGAAGTTCAAAAAATGTTGGGTTGTTGTGGTTTTGATAACAGAGAATTCAATTCCACAGACCCAATGGGTCATCCTCCTTGTACCATTGAT TGCTGTGCAATTTATAAAAGTTGCGTCTGTCCACCATGCAAAGACAAGTTGATAAACACGATGAATTATGCTTTCGATCTTTGTGGTGGGCTCGGTATGTTCTTCAGTTTCACAGAG TTTGTTGGTGTTTGGTTAACTGTTCGCTACCGGAATCAAAAGGATCCTAGAAAGAATCCGAGTGCTTTTTTGTAA
- the Ppcs gene encoding phosphopantothenate--cysteine ligase isoform X1 — protein sequence MTAVNWEQFYQNQAPPSCLDEVGKNVTKFCAKHQNQKIVLVTSGGTTVPMEHNTVRFVDNFSAGSRGSASVEYFLKAGYAVVFLNRLNSLQPFIRHFPKQELFDCLDVSDSQQGPQITVNARKGQKLVRILKEYKQVSKEEKLMSVSFSTLSEYLWLLRVISQELNACKKHALLYLAAAVSDFYIPESKLPTHKIQSNVQSLQVSFNLVPKMLEPLVSLWVPDAFVVSFKLETDESILISKARGALEKYSHKLVIGNLLHSRKYHVLIVSDAEEHELRLSPQEIEAGKEIEEKIISELVKRHDDYLNQS from the exons ATGACCGCAGTTAACTGGGAACAGTTTTATCAAAATCAAGCCCCACCGTCTTGTCTGGATGAAGTCGGAAAGAATGTCACTAAATTTTGTGCGAAACATCAAAACCAAAAGATTGTCTTGGTAACG tcaggtggcaccactgtCCCTATGGAACACAACACCGTTCGTTTCGTAGATAATTTTAGCGCCGGGTCAAGGGGCTCTGCTTCTGTTGAATACTTCCTCAAAGCTGGTTACGCAGTTGTATTTCTTAATAG GTTGAATTCTTTGCAACCATTCATCCGCCACTTTCCAAAACAGGAACTCTTTGATTGCCTGGATGTATCAGATAGTCAACAAGGCCCACAAATTACAG TCAACGCAAGGAAGGGCCAAAAGCTTGTAAGAATCTTGAAAGAGTACAAACAAGTGTCCAAAGAGGAGAAGTTAATGAGTGTTTCATTTTCAACTCTCTCTGAGTATCTGTGGCTGTTGCGAGTTATAAGCCAAGAATTAAACGCATGCAAAAAGCATGCCCTATTATATCTTGCCGCTGCAGTATCAGACTTCTATATTCCAGAAAGCAAACTG ccAACACATAAAATTCAATCTAATGTGCAGTCTTTGCAAGTGTCTTTCAATTTGGTGCCAAAAATGTTGGAGCCTCTAGTCTCTCTATGGGTCCCAGACGCATTTGTAGTCTCTTTCAAGTTAGAAACTGATGAGAGTATTCTCATATCAAAAGCAAGGGGTGCCCTGGAAAAGTATTCTCATAAG tTGGTCATAGGAAATCTACTCCACTCAAGAAAATATCATGTGCTGATTGTATCAGATGCTGAGGAACATGAGCTACGTTTGTCGCCTCAGGAAATAGAAGCAGGGAAGGAAATCGAGGAAAAGATTATCTCTGAACTTGTCAAAAGGCACGATGACTATCTAAACCAAAGTTAG
- the Ppcs gene encoding phosphopantothenate--cysteine ligase isoform X2 — protein MEHNTVRFVDNFSAGSRGSASVEYFLKAGYAVVFLNRLNSLQPFIRHFPKQELFDCLDVSDSQQGPQITVNARKGQKLVRILKEYKQVSKEEKLMSVSFSTLSEYLWLLRVISQELNACKKHALLYLAAAVSDFYIPESKLPTHKIQSNVQSLQVSFNLVPKMLEPLVSLWVPDAFVVSFKLETDESILISKARGALEKYSHKLVIGNLLHSRKYHVLIVSDAEEHELRLSPQEIEAGKEIEEKIISELVKRHDDYLNQS, from the exons ATGGAACACAACACCGTTCGTTTCGTAGATAATTTTAGCGCCGGGTCAAGGGGCTCTGCTTCTGTTGAATACTTCCTCAAAGCTGGTTACGCAGTTGTATTTCTTAATAG GTTGAATTCTTTGCAACCATTCATCCGCCACTTTCCAAAACAGGAACTCTTTGATTGCCTGGATGTATCAGATAGTCAACAAGGCCCACAAATTACAG TCAACGCAAGGAAGGGCCAAAAGCTTGTAAGAATCTTGAAAGAGTACAAACAAGTGTCCAAAGAGGAGAAGTTAATGAGTGTTTCATTTTCAACTCTCTCTGAGTATCTGTGGCTGTTGCGAGTTATAAGCCAAGAATTAAACGCATGCAAAAAGCATGCCCTATTATATCTTGCCGCTGCAGTATCAGACTTCTATATTCCAGAAAGCAAACTG ccAACACATAAAATTCAATCTAATGTGCAGTCTTTGCAAGTGTCTTTCAATTTGGTGCCAAAAATGTTGGAGCCTCTAGTCTCTCTATGGGTCCCAGACGCATTTGTAGTCTCTTTCAAGTTAGAAACTGATGAGAGTATTCTCATATCAAAAGCAAGGGGTGCCCTGGAAAAGTATTCTCATAAG tTGGTCATAGGAAATCTACTCCACTCAAGAAAATATCATGTGCTGATTGTATCAGATGCTGAGGAACATGAGCTACGTTTGTCGCCTCAGGAAATAGAAGCAGGGAAGGAAATCGAGGAAAAGATTATCTCTGAACTTGTCAAAAGGCACGATGACTATCTAAACCAAAGTTAG
- the LOC109039939 gene encoding uncharacterized protein — protein MIGDTENVGTSKSSTKSIPSSSDDLCQITDAGGESILAPIQLLGEFLTSVMTKNYHSALKSCELILKYEPNYSTAKEFFPLLQEKCSQIQEDDDDENNDDDDDGDDGDDVDDDDDNDDDYTDDDDGDSDEDNDDDDDDDDNEDGTSDSNDTGSDYSDDDGDEDNQFSSYLI, from the exons ATGATCGGTGATACTGAAAATGTGGGTACATCTAAATCTTCCACGAAAAGTATACCGTCCAGCAGCGACGACCTCTGCCAAATCACCGACGCAGGTGGTGAATCCATTCTGGCCCCTATTCAGCTCCTGGGAGAATTTTTAACATCAGTCATGACGAAAAACTACCATTCAGCACTTAAATCTTGCGAG ttAATTCTCAAATATGAGCCAAATTATTCGACCGCAaaagaattttttcctctccttcaaGAAAAGTGCAGTCAAATTCAAGAGGACGACGATGACGAAaacaacgatgatgatgatgatggtgaCGATGGTGATGatgttgatgatgatgatgacaaTGATGACGATTATACTGATGATGATGACGGTGACTCCGATGaagataatgatgatgatgatgatgatgatgataatgaaGATGGCACAAGTGACAGTAATGATACTGGATCTGATTACAGTGATGATGATGGAGATGAAGACAATCAATTTTCtagttatttaatttaa